In Maledivibacter sp., the genomic stretch CTTCTGCAAAAACTATCTACTATATATAGTTAAAAAACCTTAAGAACTATACCATCAAATATGCTTATATCTTAAGCAATTAAATATAGGATGATATTCGCATATCAGGCTTAGCCAAGTAAGAGTTATGCAATTTCCTCTATATAATATATTAGTTTAGCTATAGTTTATATATTATAATTAAGGAGGATTTTGCAAAAAGTTTGGGTATCGTTTATAATAATATTGGGATTTGAGTAAAATCGTTATTACAAATAAAGATAAACAACTTCGAGGTTTAATATTGTTTATCTTTATATGATTGAAAATAAAACTCGAGCATAAAACTGCTCGATATTTTTATCTAAAAACCATAATGTAGGTGAATTATTGATATGAGTAAATCGTTGTTTATCACAGAAAAACCTAGTGTCGCAATGGAATTTGCAAAGGCATTAAATATTAAGGCTGTTAAAAAAAATGGATATCTTGAATCTGACAATGCCGTTATAACATGGTGTGTAGGACATCTAGTGAACATGAGTTATCCTGAAAAATATGATATGAAGTATAAAAAGTGGATATTAGACGACCTTCCGTTTTTACCAAAAAAATATAAATATGAAGTAATCCAAAATGTTAAAAAACAATTTGATATTGTAAAAGGTCAATTGAAGCGTAATGATGTATCAACTATATATGTATGTACCGACTCGGGACGGGAAGGTGAATATATATATCGATTAGTAGATGAAAAAGCTGTAGTGAAAAATAAAGAGAAAAAAAGAGTTTGGATAGATTCCCAAACAGAAGAAGAGATTAGAAGAGGTGTAAAGGAAGCTAAGCCCTTAGAGGATTATGATAGATTATCAAATTCCGCTTATTTGAGGGCAAAGGAAGACTATTTAATAGGTATAAATTTCTCTAGATTATTAACACTTATCTATGGACAAACCATTAGCAAATATTTAGGTGAAAAATATACTGTTATTGCAGTAGGGAGAGTAATGACCTGTGTCCTTGCAATGATAGTACAAAGAGAAAGAGAAATAAGAGATTTTGTGAAGACCCCCTACTATAAGATAAACGGCTCATTTAAGTTCAAGGACTTATTAGAATATAGCGGCGAATGGAAGGCCGTAGAGGGTTCTAAATATTATATGTCCAACCTATTGTTTAAGGATATTGGATTCAAGGATAAAGAAAATGCAGAAAAATTAATTGATGAACTTAAAGCAGATAATAATGAATTAATTGGGGTAATTGAAGCTATAAGTAGAAAAAAGGAAAAGAAAAATCCGCCTTTACTATACAATCTAGCAGAAATTCAGAATGAATGTTCTAAAAAGTTTAAGCTTAACCCAAATCAGACTTTAAAAATTGTACAAGGGTTATATGAAAAGAAAATGCTTACTTATCCAAGAACCGATGCTAGGGTCTTATCAAAGGCAGTTGCTAAGGAAATAAATAAGAACCTTAAGGGGCTTTCGATACTTAATAGGGTTTGTACTTTAGATAAAAAGGATCAAAGGCTTGAATCCTATGTTCAGCATATATTAGACGAAGGCAAATATAAGGGTTTGGAGAAAACTAAGTATGTAAATGATAAGGGGATTACTGACCATTACGCCATCATTCCTACGGGGCAAGGATTAAAAAGCTTTGATAAATTACCCAGTAATGATAAAAAAATATTTTTACTAGTTGTTAGACGGTTTTTAGCTATATTTTATCCACCGGCAATATTTAGCAAGCTATCAATTACCACAAAAATAAAGTCGGAAAGCTTTTTTACATCATCAAAAGTATGTGTTGAAGAAGGATACATGGAAATATTGAATTATAATAAAAAAAATAAAGAACCTAAAATAGATAACATTGAGGAATTAAAAAAATTAAAAAAGGGTCAGCAAGTAAATATTAGGGATTTCGGTATAAAAGAATCTGAAACTACTCCACCTAAAAGGTATAATTCTGGGGCCATGATTTTAGCTATGGAAAATGCCGGCAAGCTTATTGAAGATGAAGAACTAAGGGAACAAATTAAAGGACAAGGAATAGGTACAAGTGCTACAAGGGCAGGTATATTGGAAAAACTTCAGAATATCAAATATATAAATCTAAACAAAAAGACACAAATACTAACTCCAACTAATAAGGGTGAAATGATATATGATGTAATAAGTAAATCTGTACCTTCACTACTCAAACCAGAATTAACTGCTAGCTGGGAAAAGGGGCTAACCATGGTTGCCAATGGAGAGATTGAGCCCGATACATATATGGAAAAGCTTGAAAACTATGTAATTAAAAATGTATCTAAGGTATCAGGGTTAAATAACAATGCACATGTTTGGGAAAAATTTTCTAACATCCCCAATAATACTATGAAAAAAAATTCAGGTAGGAAGAAGAGTAAGAATTCATTGGGGACTTGCATATTATGCAATAATGGGGATGTACTAGAAAACAAAAAAGCCTTTTACTGTAGTAATTGGAGGGAAGGCTGTAGGTTTACTGTTTGGAAAAATACTTTAGATATATATTGTCAAAAAGTCACAGCGGAGCTTATACAAGAGCTGCTTGAAAAGGGAAGTATAAAAAATATAAATATTATTTTACCCCAAACCAAGGAAAAGTGCTTAGCATCCCTCGAATTTAGAAAGGATAATAGTGGAGCATTAGATCTTAAAAACGTGAATAGAATTGAAGAAAAATAAAGTGAATTTTTAAAAAGGATGTATGCTTATGATATATTTTCCTGTAATAGTCAGTAATATGATTTCAGCTGGCTATTATAGAGGATGCATATTATGGTCTACATCCCTTTGCTTTTAATAAAAGAATAGTTTCGTGAAAAATTAAAATAGGGTTAAGATATAGGGTTTGGCCATGATATTCATGAGTAAAATACTACCAAAATATGATATAATATGTAAAGAATATTTCGTATATAGTGTCATTTTTTGCATGAACCAATGATTATGCTAAATTATTTCCATTAGTTGTGATTTCCACCCCACCTTTTTGCAGGGCTAGGACATTGGTTTATACTTGAAAGAATAAAATAGAAAAGAGGTAGCATTAATGAATAAAAAACTATTGTTTTATATACTAAGTATTCTAATTATATTAGTTTTAGTAATTCAGTTGAAGAAATGTAAGGAGAAGATTAATATACTTGAAGACCAGATTAATGAATATAGGAGTTCAAAAACAGAAAATTATCATGGCAATTATCAAGGAAATGATGACTTCTCAGAGATTATTGATAATAACCCCATTGATAAAGATTATCGCGTTGAGTTTAATAAATATCAAAGAAACGGCGAGGCTACAACATTAGGATGGGGTGCATTACAGGCGAAATATACAACAAAATGGCAAAAAGAGGTTAATTCATCCCTTGAGTATTTATACAAATTCCTAAGTGAACAGGATAGTTCAAATCTCAAACAGTCTCAGAAAAGCTGGCAGATATTCATGGATGATGATTTTAATTTTGTCGATAATAGGTTTATAAATACAGGATATTTTGGGACTCAAGGTATGGTGCAGATAGCAACCGTTAAATTACATAGGACTAGAGATAGAGCGATTGAACTTATGGAATATATTTTTATTTTGGACAGGAACGCAGTAGATTTTGTGTATGATAATTAAAAATACAGCATATGCCATGTCTATTAAAATAAACAATGAGAAAAAATGAGTTGTACCAAATATTTAGAACAAGTTATAGATAATAAAATTAACTTCTCTAATCCTAAATATATGGTTTATACAAGGCAAGGAAAAATAAATGAATATAGCAGTATTCCAAAGGGAGTAGCTTATATCTCTATAAATACCTATGAAAACCTTATTTTCCAATCTGCTAAAGGTGTCATAGAAAGATTTGCAAGTACAAGTGATAATAAAGATGTATATGTATTATACCTATTTATCGATACGGAAGGAAGCTGTAATGGATTATCTATTAATACTCTCAGTGGATATCAAAATAGAACATGAAGTCACCTATAGAAAATAGCTACACCACATTGATTTACACACCTCAAAAAAGATTAATATACAAAGTATGGGAAAGGTTGATTAGTATGATGAAAGCTAAAAGTATATCACTTATTTTATTACCTATATTTATACTTATAGGATGTTCAAATTCCCAATTCACAGAAATTGAAAATACTGTAGAGTCTTTACACGGTTATATTTTTATAAAGGATGAAACGCTTTATTTTGATAAGGTTGAAATTATAACTAGGGAAGATAGGGATAGGATTAAAGAACTCGGATTGAATGAAGCAAGGGATTACCCTAGCGGCTATTATATTTATAATCCAACTGGGGATACGGATACCTTTGATTTAAACGAAGACACTATATATAGATTCACAGATATACAGCTACTTTATGTTAAAGAAACCAATGGCAAAAGAATTTATGAGACTACTAGCAGGGAAGAGTTCTTCAATGGATCTTCATATCAAAATGTATCTTTAGAAGAACAAAGAATCCCTTATTTCATAGATATTCGCGATGGAAAGGTTGTAAAAATTACTGAAGAGTTTATTTATACTCAATGATATAGATTTCCCATGAATAACGAATTTATGTAATTCAGCCATTAGCATAATAGATAGTCAAGTTACTTTACCTTCTTTATAAATTTTAGAGTAAACAATAATTAATAATTATTTATAGGGTAGCTACGTTCCGTGGGGTTTTGAACAAGAAGTAGAAAATAGTATAGATTTATATCTAAGTCTAGTATAATAGTAGTTACTATGAAATATTGGGAACTAAAGGAGGATATAATGGATATTGAAAGAGTTAAAAAGATAATTACTGATAAAAAAAGTGTTAAAATTTTAATAGGCTGCATCTTAATATTGGGAGCTATTTTTTATTTAAAGATTTTTTTTACTAAGGGTGCATATTTTGATGGAGTATTTTTAAAAAAAGAATCAATAGAGGGTGAAAAACATTATATTGGTAAAAGTGTTAATGGAGATATCCATATAATTGTGAAGGAATTGGAAAGTGAAAAGGGAAATATTGATGTAATTTATAAATTTCCAAATGATATTGTAAAAAGTTATAGTGTAAGCTTTAAAGAATCTAGTAAAGGGCATAAAAGAATAGAAACAACTGTAAAAAATGAAATGGGGAATGTTATATTTGAAGGAACCTACCAATTAGAGCATAATATATTATTTGATAAATATGGTAAACTGTTAATTAAAAAACTAATCGCGTTCGATATGGAAACAAGTTATAGCGAAAATAGATATACAGCAAATTATGATATATCCTTAACGAATATCCTAGAGTTTGCTTATTCAAACAATGATACAATCTGGGGGAATGGGCAATATCTTGCAATGGCTATAATATTAGGTATAATCCTCATTATAGATATAAGTAATCCTTTATTTTTCTTTACATTAAAACATTCCCTATCGGTTTCAGACCCGGAACCAACGGATTTGTACATAGCGATCCAAAGAATTTCATGGGTTGTTTATCCAATAATAATAATAATGTGTTTAATAGCAGCAATATGATAATAAATTAAATATAAAAAAATAGGAGTTACTATGAATGATAAAAAGATGAAAAGTAGAAAAAAGAAACTATTGATTGGATTAATCTTCTTGGTGTTATTTAGTATATTAGCATTGATATCCATATTAATTATAAATACCCATGTTAAATCATCAGTCAAGGATAAAATTATAACATCAAATGGAGCAGCTTCCTTAGATGTAGACTGTATACTTGTTCTTGGTGCCGGTGTGTGGAATAACGGAAGACCAAGTCATATGCTTGAGGATAGACTTCTACGAGGTATTGAATTATACAAGAATGGAGTTTGTGACAGATTATTGATGAGCGGGGATCATGGTAGGAAAGAATATGATGAGGTAAATATCATGAAGAAATTTGCGATTGACAAAGGTGTTGTTTCGGAGCATATTTTTATGGATCATGCAGGTTTCTCCACCTACGAAAGCTTGTATCGTGCTAAAAATATATTTAAAACCAATAAGATTATCATTGTAACACAGAAATATCATTTATATCGTGCATTGTATATTGCTAAAAAATTAGGACTTCAGGCATATGGAGTTCCTTCTAACCAAAGGCAATATGTTGGTCAAGATGTTAGAGAATTAAGAGAGATATTGGCAAGGGTAAAGGACTTTTTCAATGGGATTATTAAGCCTAAGCCTACCTATCTTGGGGAGCAAATACCCGTAAGTGGAAATGGTGATTTGACAAACGATTATTAGCCTAAGGAAAGGATAAAAGTATATATAACAATATGGTATAATATAGGAACTTAAGGTGTTTGAGCATAATAACTTCAAAAAATCAGAGTTTCTAACATGATGAAAAAGTAAAGCTTAAAAAGGATGATAATTATGAAAATACTGCATACAGGGGATTGGCATATTGGTAAGCTTGTTCATGGTATCCATATGACTGAAGATCAAAGGTATATATTGAAACAGCTTATAGAGTTAGTTAAGGAAGAAAAGCCCGATGTGTTGGTCATAGCAGGTGATATTTATGATAGATCGATTCCTCCCATAGAAGCAGTTGAATTAATGGATGGGGTATTATCGGAAATATTACTAAAACACAAAACAAAGGTGATAGCAATTGCAGGTAATCACGATAGCCCGGATAGAGTTGGCTTTGCAAGCAGGATTCTCAGAGACAATGGGTTATATATCAGTGGCAATTTGACTGATGATATAGAGCCAATAGTGATTCAAGATGAATATGGTCCCATACATTTTTATCCTATTCCCTATGTAGAGCCTTCAATTGTTAAAGCAAAATATAATGATGAGGAAATCAAAAACCACGATGATGCTATGAACTTCATTTTAAATAAATTAGATAAGAACTTTGATGAAGGTGTTAGAAATGTATGCATAGCCCATGGGTTTATTATGGGTATAGAAGAACTGGAAACAAGCGAATCCGAAAGACCCCTTTCTATAGGTGGTTCAGAATACGTAAATGTGGACTATTTTGAGAGATTCAACTATGTGGCACTGGGACACTTACATAGACCCCAAAAAGTAAAGCATGATCATATTCGTTATTCTGGTTCCTTAATGAAATATTCCTTTTCGGAAGCTATGCAAAATAAATCTGTAACTATCGTAGATATCGATGCTAAAGGCAATGTAAATCTTGATTTTAAAGCCTTAAAGCCCCTTAGGGATATGAGAATTATTAAAGGGGAACTTTCAAAGTTAATGGATAAGGAAGTATATTCCCAGGGGAATACCGATGACTATATCATGGCTGTACTTACGGATAGAGGTGAATTAATAGATCCTATTGGAACCCTTAGATCTGTATACCCCAATATATTAAGGCTTGAAAGTGATCATTTTGATAGAGAAGCCGGGGAAAGCAAAACATCTGCCGGAAGAGACTTTGTAATGAAAAATCCCCTTGAGCTTTTCAAGGAATTTTATGAAAATATGTCTGGAGAAGAGTTCACCGAGGAAAAAAGTAAAGCTATAGAAGAGGTTTTAGAAGAAATTAATTTAAAGGGGAGGATTTCATAAATGAGACCATTAAAGCTAAGTATGACGGCCTTTGGACCCTATGCAGATACAGAAATAGTGGACTTTAATGAACTCAATGAAAGAAATCTATTCCTCATTACTGGGCCAACGGGATCGGGAAAGACTACTATTTTTGATGCCATATGCTTTGCTATGTATGGTGAAACCAATGGAAATGTGAGAACTGCCGAGAGTCTCCGTAGTCAATTTGCCGATGAGAAAAAACTTACAGAGATTGAACTTGAATTTGAATTAAGGGGAACTAAATATAATATACATAGAATCCCTAGGCAGCAAAAACCAAAGGCTAGGGGTCAGGGATTTACTGAGCAAAAAGCAGATGCTACTTTAACTATAGATGATAGTGAAGAGCCCAAGGTTATAGCCGGGGTGAAAAATGTCAATGATAGGATCGAATCTGTCATAGGAATCAATGCAGAGCAGTTTAGACAGATTATGATGATTCCCCAGGGACAATTTAGAAAGCTTCTAACGGCTGATAGCCAAGAAAGAGAAAGGGTATTGCAAAGGCTTTTTGACACTAGTATATATAACACTATACAAATGAAGATGGATATTAATGCAAAGAGTCTAAGTAGTCAGATTAGTAAAGGCAAGGCTGTAAGGGATAATGTCATCTCAAGGATAAATTACAATGATGGAGATAAATTATCGATTTTGATTAATTCTCAAGATAGAAATATTGCGGAAATAATTAATGAAACTGCCCTAGTAATTGAAAAAAATAGTGAAGCCTTAGTTAAAATAGATAAAGAGATAGATGCTAAAAATAGGGAACTACATAGGCTGATAGAAGCTAAGGAAAAGACCAAGGAAAATAACGAAAAGCTTAAAACTAAAGGGATATTAAAGAAAAAAATTGAAGAAGAAAAGCTTAGGGAGGATGAGATAGAATCCTTCGAGAAAAAAGTAAAGGATGGGGAAAGAGCAAGGTTAATCTTGCCCATAGAAAAGAATTATAATTTAAGAAAAATAGAATATGATGCAAAGGATAGGGACTTAAGCTTTAATGTTAAGGAGTTTGAAAAGACCAGGGAAGAATTTAAAAAAGCCGAGGGGATTTTTAAAAAAGCAGCCTCAGAGGAAGCTGAGTCAATACGTGAAAAATTACTTGAAGAGCTTGCTAAGCTAAGGGGCTATGAAGAAAAGGTTAAGAATATAAAGGTCTTAAAGGAATCTATTAATAAAGCTAAAGGGAATTATGAAGAAATTGAAAAGAAAAAACAAATGTGTAATGATGAGATTAAGAAACTCAAATTGAAGAAAGAGTCCCTTGGAAAGGCCAGGGATAATGCTCAGGATGCAGGATTGAAAGCCGAAAAGGCAAAAAGTGAGATTGTTAGGCTTGAAGATATTGTCAAAAAGCTAGAAAGAGCTTTTATAGAGCATAAAGAATTATTACACATTGAAAACAAAGTAAATAATAAGAAATTAATTATTGAAGGGGTTAAAAAGGAATTAGTAATTGAAAACGAAGGCTATAAAAAAATGAAAATCAGCTTTCATATGAATCAAGCTGCCATATTGGCAAAGGAACTCAAGGAAGGTTCACCCTGCCCAGTTTGTGGCTCAAAGCATCACGAAAAGCTAGCTGAGTTTACTGACAATGTTCCAACTGAAAGAGAATTAAATACCTGTGAAGAAAAACTTAGAAAATCAGAGGAAGAATATAATGATATAAAAATAAAATATGCTGAGCTTAAGGAACGTCAAAGTCAGAAGCATACAGGCTGCATGAAGCTCATATCAGAGCTTCATGATGAACTAGAAATAAAGGATAATAATTTGACTATCCAAAATATATTACATTTAATACAATTAAAACAAAAAGAAAATATGAGTTTATTAAACAAGTCTAAGAAAAGAGAAAATGAATTTTTAAATCTTAGCGAGATGTATAAGCAATATATTGAGGAAATCAGTAAAATAGAAAAGAAGATTGAAACCATAGAGGGTAAAGGTGAAGGATTGGCTGGGGAATATATAGAAGCAAGCAAGAAATATACCCATTACCAGTCGCTTTTAGAGGGTATCTATAGGGAAGTCCCACAAAGTGTACGTCAATATGATAAGCTCAAGGTTGTTATAGGAGAAAAGGAAGCCCTAAGAGATCAAATGATAAAGGCTTTAAAACAAGCTCAGGAAAGTTACGAGGCAAAGAAGAGCGAATTGGCTGTATTAAAGTCTAAGTGTGAGCAAATCCAGAGGGATAAGGTTAAGCTTAAAAAAGTCCTTGAAGAAGCTAGAATGGAATTCAAGGATAAATGCTTAGAAGCCGGCTTCAAGGATTATAATGATTACAATAGATCAAGAATTAAAGAGGATGAATTAACCTACCTCAAAAAGAAAATTGATGATTATTATAAACAACTTCACGCATTAAAGCAGCAATATGATGATATCTTAAAAAAGACGGAAGGGTTAACCCCAGTAGATATATTAACCTTCGATGAAAGTATTAAAGCCAAGAATGAAGAACACAAGGTTTTAATAGATAAAAGAGGTACTATAATAAACAAAAAGAAAAATAATCAAAAGCTTCTTGAAGAAATAGAAGAGATACAATTACAAATTGGTGAAAAGGAAAAAAGGTATAGGCTTATAGGACATCTTGCAAAGATAGCAAAGGGTGACAACCGAGCCAGAATAACCTTTGAGAGATATGTTTTAGCGGCATTCCTTGAAGATATCCTTATAGCTGCAAATATTAGATTGAGGAAAATGACGGGTGGGAGATATGGTCTGCTTAGAACAGCTGAACTAGAAAGAAAAAATAAACAAAGTGGTTTGGAGCTAGAGGTATTTGATAACTATACTGGAAAATCGAGACATGTCAAAACTCTTTCAGGTGGCGAAAGCTTTAAAGCTTCACTGTCTATGGCCCTTGGGCTTTCCGATGTTGTACAATCCTATGCCGGTGGAGTGAGACTCGATACAATGTTCATTGATGAAGGC encodes the following:
- a CDS encoding DNA topoisomerase, whose translation is MSKSLFITEKPSVAMEFAKALNIKAVKKNGYLESDNAVITWCVGHLVNMSYPEKYDMKYKKWILDDLPFLPKKYKYEVIQNVKKQFDIVKGQLKRNDVSTIYVCTDSGREGEYIYRLVDEKAVVKNKEKKRVWIDSQTEEEIRRGVKEAKPLEDYDRLSNSAYLRAKEDYLIGINFSRLLTLIYGQTISKYLGEKYTVIAVGRVMTCVLAMIVQREREIRDFVKTPYYKINGSFKFKDLLEYSGEWKAVEGSKYYMSNLLFKDIGFKDKENAEKLIDELKADNNELIGVIEAISRKKEKKNPPLLYNLAEIQNECSKKFKLNPNQTLKIVQGLYEKKMLTYPRTDARVLSKAVAKEINKNLKGLSILNRVCTLDKKDQRLESYVQHILDEGKYKGLEKTKYVNDKGITDHYAIIPTGQGLKSFDKLPSNDKKIFLLVVRRFLAIFYPPAIFSKLSITTKIKSESFFTSSKVCVEEGYMEILNYNKKNKEPKIDNIEELKKLKKGQQVNIRDFGIKESETTPPKRYNSGAMILAMENAGKLIEDEELREQIKGQGIGTSATRAGILEKLQNIKYINLNKKTQILTPTNKGEMIYDVISKSVPSLLKPELTASWEKGLTMVANGEIEPDTYMEKLENYVIKNVSKVSGLNNNAHVWEKFSNIPNNTMKKNSGRKKSKNSLGTCILCNNGDVLENKKAFYCSNWREGCRFTVWKNTLDIYCQKVTAELIQELLEKGSIKNINIILPQTKEKCLASLEFRKDNSGALDLKNVNRIEEK
- a CDS encoding DUF1311 domain-containing protein: MNKKLLFYILSILIILVLVIQLKKCKEKINILEDQINEYRSSKTENYHGNYQGNDDFSEIIDNNPIDKDYRVEFNKYQRNGEATTLGWGALQAKYTTKWQKEVNSSLEYLYKFLSEQDSSNLKQSQKSWQIFMDDDFNFVDNRFINTGYFGTQGMVQIATVKLHRTRDRAIELMEYIFILDRNAVDFVYDN
- a CDS encoding YdcF family protein → MKSRKKKLLIGLIFLVLFSILALISILIINTHVKSSVKDKIITSNGAASLDVDCILVLGAGVWNNGRPSHMLEDRLLRGIELYKNGVCDRLLMSGDHGRKEYDEVNIMKKFAIDKGVVSEHIFMDHAGFSTYESLYRAKNIFKTNKIIIVTQKYHLYRALYIAKKLGLQAYGVPSNQRQYVGQDVRELREILARVKDFFNGIIKPKPTYLGEQIPVSGNGDLTNDY
- a CDS encoding exonuclease SbcCD subunit D, which encodes MKILHTGDWHIGKLVHGIHMTEDQRYILKQLIELVKEEKPDVLVIAGDIYDRSIPPIEAVELMDGVLSEILLKHKTKVIAIAGNHDSPDRVGFASRILRDNGLYISGNLTDDIEPIVIQDEYGPIHFYPIPYVEPSIVKAKYNDEEIKNHDDAMNFILNKLDKNFDEGVRNVCIAHGFIMGIEELETSESERPLSIGGSEYVNVDYFERFNYVALGHLHRPQKVKHDHIRYSGSLMKYSFSEAMQNKSVTIVDIDAKGNVNLDFKALKPLRDMRIIKGELSKLMDKEVYSQGNTDDYIMAVLTDRGELIDPIGTLRSVYPNILRLESDHFDREAGESKTSAGRDFVMKNPLELFKEFYENMSGEEFTEEKSKAIEEVLEEINLKGRIS
- a CDS encoding SMC family ATPase; amino-acid sequence: MRPLKLSMTAFGPYADTEIVDFNELNERNLFLITGPTGSGKTTIFDAICFAMYGETNGNVRTAESLRSQFADEKKLTEIELEFELRGTKYNIHRIPRQQKPKARGQGFTEQKADATLTIDDSEEPKVIAGVKNVNDRIESVIGINAEQFRQIMMIPQGQFRKLLTADSQERERVLQRLFDTSIYNTIQMKMDINAKSLSSQISKGKAVRDNVISRINYNDGDKLSILINSQDRNIAEIINETALVIEKNSEALVKIDKEIDAKNRELHRLIEAKEKTKENNEKLKTKGILKKKIEEEKLREDEIESFEKKVKDGERARLILPIEKNYNLRKIEYDAKDRDLSFNVKEFEKTREEFKKAEGIFKKAASEEAESIREKLLEELAKLRGYEEKVKNIKVLKESINKAKGNYEEIEKKKQMCNDEIKKLKLKKESLGKARDNAQDAGLKAEKAKSEIVRLEDIVKKLERAFIEHKELLHIENKVNNKKLIIEGVKKELVIENEGYKKMKISFHMNQAAILAKELKEGSPCPVCGSKHHEKLAEFTDNVPTERELNTCEEKLRKSEEEYNDIKIKYAELKERQSQKHTGCMKLISELHDELEIKDNNLTIQNILHLIQLKQKENMSLLNKSKKRENEFLNLSEMYKQYIEEISKIEKKIETIEGKGEGLAGEYIEASKKYTHYQSLLEGIYREVPQSVRQYDKLKVVIGEKEALRDQMIKALKQAQESYEAKKSELAVLKSKCEQIQRDKVKLKKVLEEARMEFKDKCLEAGFKDYNDYNRSRIKEDELTYLKKKIDDYYKQLHALKQQYDDILKKTEGLTPVDILTFDESIKAKNEEHKVLIDKRGTIINKKKNNQKLLEEIEEIQLQIGEKEKRYRLIGHLAKIAKGDNRARITFERYVLAAFLEDILIAANIRLRKMTGGRYGLLRTAELERKNKQSGLELEVFDNYTGKSRHVKTLSGGESFKASLSMALGLSDVVQSYAGGVRLDTMFIDEGFGTLDPESLDHAISCLIDLQKSGRLVGIISHVPELKERIDARLEVHSTNTGSVTKFAII